In Luteitalea sp. TBR-22, one genomic interval encodes:
- the plsX gene encoding phosphate acyltransferase PlsX, whose protein sequence is MRIAVDAMGGDEAPRTVVHGAVLAAREDGLDLTLVGARALLEDELARFPEVDSLSISILDAADVVGMGESALAVRRRRTASVRVAAEAVAAGDAAALFTAGHSGAAVLAAHAAFGFLDGIERPAIAATIPTREGAAVLVDAGASVSCRPEHLVVFARLGAAYAQVALGIDRPRVGLVSNGEEAGKGTSLVRGAHARIAETSLHFIGNLDASELFTGAADVIVCDGFTGNVVLKTSEGLVEAIDGLMADEMARSVTAQVGAVLTRGALRRFRARLDYSEYGGAPLLGLRHLCVIGHGRSSPKAIATGIGLTARFVRERLVARLTEGLQERGDARGAALRGHIR, encoded by the coding sequence ATGCGCATCGCCGTCGATGCCATGGGGGGCGACGAGGCCCCCCGGACCGTGGTGCACGGCGCGGTACTCGCCGCCCGCGAGGACGGCCTGGACCTGACCCTGGTCGGGGCCCGCGCGTTGCTCGAGGACGAGCTCGCCCGGTTTCCTGAAGTCGACAGCCTCTCCATCTCCATCCTCGATGCCGCCGACGTGGTCGGCATGGGGGAGTCTGCGCTCGCGGTGCGCCGTCGGCGGACGGCCTCGGTGCGTGTGGCGGCCGAGGCGGTGGCGGCGGGAGATGCGGCAGCGCTCTTCACCGCCGGGCATTCCGGGGCCGCCGTGCTGGCCGCGCATGCCGCGTTCGGCTTCCTCGACGGCATCGAGCGTCCCGCCATCGCGGCCACCATCCCGACGCGCGAGGGCGCGGCCGTGCTGGTGGACGCGGGCGCGAGCGTGAGTTGTCGGCCGGAGCACCTGGTGGTGTTCGCGCGGCTCGGTGCCGCGTACGCGCAGGTCGCGCTCGGCATCGACAGGCCGCGCGTCGGCCTGGTCTCCAACGGGGAAGAGGCCGGCAAGGGCACGTCGCTGGTGCGCGGCGCGCACGCGCGCATCGCCGAGACGTCGCTGCACTTCATCGGTAACCTCGACGCTTCGGAGCTGTTCACCGGGGCGGCCGACGTGATCGTGTGCGACGGCTTCACCGGCAACGTGGTGCTCAAGACGAGCGAGGGGCTCGTCGAGGCGATCGACGGCCTCATGGCCGACGAGATGGCGCGGTCGGTGACCGCGCAGGTCGGGGCGGTGCTCACGCGCGGCGCGTTGCGGCGCTTCCGGGCGCGGCTCGACTACTCCGAATACGGCGGGGCGCCGTTGCTCGGCCTGCGTCACCTGTGCGTGATCGGGCACGGGCGGTCCTCGCCCAAGGCCATCGCCACCGGGATCGGCCTCACCGCGCGCTTCGTGCGTGAGCGACTCGTGGCACGGCTGACCGAAGGACTGCAGGAGCGGGGGGACGCGCGCGGCGCGGCCCTGCGTGGACACATCCGATGA
- the rpmF gene encoding 50S ribosomal protein L32, with the protein MPNPKRRHSKSRTAKRRTHDALKAVALGPCPQCSELKPPHVVCSNCGHYRGRQVRPVNEEA; encoded by the coding sequence ATGCCCAATCCCAAGCGACGTCATTCGAAGAGCCGCACGGCCAAGCGCCGTACCCACGACGCCCTCAAGGCCGTGGCCCTCGGTCCGTGCCCGCAGTGCAGCGAGCTGAAGCCGCCCCACGTGGTGTGCTCCAACTGCGGCCACTATCGCGGCCGGCAGGTGCGCCCGGTCAACGAGGAAGCCTGA
- a CDS encoding DUF177 domain-containing protein gives MVIDLTTLPADRVPVVADLPPAALDVPADDFVVEAPVHFDGEVERGSAETYHLRGRLTATLSLSCARCAESFPFPVATDVELRFVPAAVERAGLVPAAAAGDDDGREMEDDDPSIVPYDEPRIDLAQVAREQCYLALPMKPLCREDCQGLCPHCGVNRNVATCTCENRWEDPRLAGLKSLLKDADGSAPRE, from the coding sequence ATGGTGATCGACCTCACGACCCTTCCTGCCGACCGCGTGCCCGTGGTCGCGGACCTGCCGCCGGCGGCGCTCGACGTGCCTGCCGACGACTTCGTGGTCGAGGCGCCGGTGCACTTCGACGGCGAGGTGGAGCGGGGCAGCGCAGAGACCTACCACCTGCGCGGGCGGCTCACGGCGACCCTGTCGCTGTCGTGCGCGCGGTGTGCCGAGTCGTTCCCGTTCCCGGTGGCGACCGACGTGGAATTGCGGTTCGTGCCGGCGGCGGTCGAGCGGGCGGGCCTGGTGCCTGCCGCGGCGGCCGGCGACGACGACGGCCGCGAGATGGAAGACGACGATCCGTCGATCGTGCCGTACGACGAACCGCGGATCGACCTCGCGCAGGTGGCGCGCGAGCAGTGCTACCTGGCGCTGCCCATGAAGCCGCTGTGCCGCGAGGACTGTCAGGGGCTGTGTCCGCACTGCGGAGTGAACCGCAACGTGGCCACGTGCACGTGTGAGAACCGGTGGGAGGACCCGCGGTTGGCGGGGCTGAAATCCCTCCTGAAGGATGCGGACGGGTCAGCGCCGCGCGAGTAA
- a CDS encoding deoxyguanosinetriphosphate triphosphohydrolase — MTTIREQLEARERLMLAPQATFSDATQGRARPEPEDPIRPAFQRDRDRVVHSKAFRRLKHKTQVFFSPAGDHYRTRLTHTLEVSQIARTLAKVLRLHEELTEAITLAHDLGHTPFGHAGERVLDKLVPGGFSHATQSLRIVEVLEQGGRGLNLTFEVRQGISTHSKGKHGLPINVPASERAATLEAQIARVADIIAYVNHDIDDAVRAGVLDPADLPRSAVAVLGPTSSARIGSMVSDVVTESLACGLESLRMSEPVLQALLDLRAFMFERVYENETATAEFAKATGILGGLWEKVRERPGAWLDAETIEREGLDAAARDFLAGMTDRYAVRLFEELYIPRPWIELPRP; from the coding sequence ATGACGACGATCCGCGAACAACTCGAGGCGCGCGAGCGCCTCATGCTGGCCCCGCAGGCGACCTTCAGCGACGCCACGCAGGGCCGGGCCCGGCCCGAGCCCGAGGATCCGATCCGTCCGGCCTTCCAGCGCGACCGCGACCGCGTCGTGCACTCCAAGGCCTTCCGTCGCCTCAAGCACAAGACCCAGGTCTTCTTCTCGCCGGCCGGTGACCATTACCGGACGCGGCTCACGCACACCCTCGAGGTGTCGCAGATCGCACGGACGCTGGCCAAGGTGCTGCGGCTGCACGAGGAGCTCACCGAGGCGATCACCCTGGCGCACGACCTCGGCCACACGCCCTTCGGCCACGCCGGCGAGCGCGTGCTCGACAAGCTGGTACCTGGGGGCTTCTCCCATGCGACGCAGAGCCTGCGCATCGTCGAGGTGCTCGAGCAGGGCGGGCGGGGCCTCAACCTGACGTTCGAGGTGCGTCAGGGCATCTCGACGCACTCGAAGGGCAAGCACGGGCTGCCGATCAACGTGCCGGCCAGTGAGCGTGCGGCGACGCTCGAGGCGCAGATTGCCCGGGTGGCCGACATCATCGCGTACGTCAACCACGACATCGACGATGCGGTGAGGGCCGGCGTGCTCGATCCTGCGGACCTGCCCCGGAGCGCGGTCGCGGTGCTCGGGCCGACCTCGTCGGCGCGCATCGGGTCGATGGTCAGCGACGTGGTGACCGAGAGCCTGGCGTGCGGGCTCGAGTCCTTGCGGATGAGCGAGCCCGTCCTGCAGGCGCTGCTCGACCTGCGGGCGTTCATGTTCGAGCGGGTCTACGAGAACGAGACGGCGACGGCCGAGTTCGCCAAGGCGACCGGCATCCTCGGCGGGCTGTGGGAGAAGGTGCGGGAACGTCCCGGGGCGTGGCTCGACGCCGAGACCATCGAGCGCGAGGGGCTCGATGCCGCAGCAAGGGATTTTCTCGCCGGGATGACCGATCGGTACGCGGTGCGGTTGTTCGAGGAACTCTACATTCCGCGCCCGTGGATCGAACTGCCCCGACCCTGA
- a CDS encoding phosphopentomutase, protein MAVRFERIIAIVLDSVGIGELPDAARYGDQGSDTLGNIARQVPLHLPTLRHLGLDRLVPALGVAVGAPAGAWGRMAEASAGKDSVTGHWEMAGIVLDRAFPTFPQGFPPAVMDAFTRGIGRPALGNVVASGTEIIARLGEEHMRTGAPIVYTSADSVFQIAAHEDVVPVAELYRYCEVAFDIVGRGMGVGRVIARPFVGSPGAFRRTANRHDYALTPPVDTLLDLMTAAGHPVVAVGKIKDLFAGRGIARHLPTASDDEGMDRIDEAMRDVPRGLIWANLVDFDALYGHRNDVDGYARNLERFDARLADLLPHLRESDLLVVTADHGNDPTTPSTDHSREYVPLLATGARVAPGVSLGTRQTFADLGQTMAANFGVGPLAHGTSFLDALVPASA, encoded by the coding sequence ATGGCTGTCCGCTTCGAGCGGATCATCGCGATCGTGCTCGACAGCGTCGGCATCGGCGAACTGCCCGATGCGGCGCGCTATGGCGACCAGGGCAGCGACACGCTCGGCAACATCGCGCGGCAGGTGCCGCTGCACCTGCCCACCCTGCGTCACCTCGGGCTCGACAGGCTGGTCCCCGCGCTCGGCGTGGCGGTCGGCGCCCCGGCGGGCGCCTGGGGTCGCATGGCGGAGGCGTCGGCCGGCAAGGACTCGGTCACCGGGCACTGGGAGATGGCCGGCATCGTCCTCGATCGCGCCTTCCCGACGTTTCCGCAAGGCTTCCCGCCCGCGGTCATGGACGCGTTCACGCGCGGCATCGGTCGCCCGGCGCTGGGCAACGTGGTCGCCTCGGGCACCGAGATCATCGCCAGGCTCGGCGAGGAGCACATGCGCACCGGCGCGCCGATCGTCTACACGTCGGCCGACAGCGTGTTCCAGATCGCCGCCCACGAGGACGTCGTGCCGGTCGCCGAGTTGTACCGGTACTGCGAGGTCGCCTTCGACATCGTCGGGCGGGGCATGGGCGTGGGACGGGTCATCGCGCGGCCGTTCGTCGGCAGCCCCGGCGCATTCCGGCGGACCGCGAACCGGCACGACTACGCGCTGACGCCGCCCGTCGACACGCTGCTCGACCTGATGACCGCCGCCGGGCATCCTGTCGTCGCGGTGGGCAAGATCAAGGACCTGTTCGCCGGCCGCGGCATCGCGCGTCACCTGCCCACGGCCTCCGACGACGAGGGAATGGACCGCATCGACGAGGCGATGCGCGACGTGCCGCGCGGGCTCATCTGGGCCAACCTGGTGGACTTCGACGCCCTGTACGGCCACCGCAACGACGTCGACGGCTACGCCCGCAACCTCGAGCGCTTCGACGCGCGCCTCGCCGACCTGTTGCCGCACCTGCGCGAGTCGGACCTGCTGGTGGTGACCGCCGACCACGGCAACGACCCGACCACGCCCAGCACCGACCACTCCCGCGAGTACGTGCCGCTGCTGGCCACCGGGGCCCGCGTCGCGCCGGGTGTCAGTCTCGGGACGCGGCAGACGTTTGCCGATCTGGGACAGACGATGGCGGCCAACTTCGGCGTCGGGCCGCTGGCCCACGGCACGAGCTTCCTGGACGCGTTGGTCCCCGCTTCCGCATGA
- the hfq gene encoding RNA chaperone Hfq — translation MPTHRESKPSAPPNIQDVFLNSARRERLVVQIRLMDGQVLEGRIKNFDRFALVIDHEGADHMVFKHAIATIRSNRSVPNYFSSASHEA, via the coding sequence ATGCCCACCCACCGCGAGTCCAAGCCGTCAGCGCCCCCCAACATCCAGGACGTGTTCCTGAACTCGGCGCGTCGCGAACGGCTGGTCGTGCAGATCCGGCTGATGGACGGGCAGGTGCTCGAGGGCCGCATCAAGAACTTCGATCGGTTCGCGCTCGTGATCGACCACGAGGGCGCCGACCACATGGTGTTCAAGCACGCCATCGCCACCATCCGGTCCAACCGGTCGGTGCCCAACTACTTCTCCTCGGCGTCCCACGAGGCCTGA
- the miaA gene encoding tRNA (adenosine(37)-N6)-dimethylallyltransferase MiaA, protein MSVRRSATGRPLLLAVLGPTATGKSALGIRLATEYGGEIVNCDSTAVYRRFDIGTDKVPMGEQRGVPHHLIDVADPTEVYSAARFAREAAAVVRDISARGRLPILVGGTGFYYRALVSGLFDGPGRDDEVRARLHARAVARGVEHLHRVLGRVDPASAARIMPRDEKRLVRALEVWLLTGRPLSAHFAETRSPLPEYDVCALGLRLPSEAIAERVARRVDAQWARGVVQEVRDNLAAGIPREANPFGGLVYRQILEMLDGVRDEAETRALIVRENRHYARRQLIWFRKEPGMIWLDGAGEREETFTAARALIESHGASR, encoded by the coding sequence GTGAGCGTTCGCCGCTCCGCGACGGGGCGCCCGTTGCTGCTGGCGGTGCTGGGGCCCACCGCCACGGGCAAGAGTGCCCTCGGCATCCGCCTGGCCACCGAGTACGGCGGCGAGATCGTCAACTGCGACTCCACCGCCGTCTACCGGCGCTTCGACATCGGCACCGACAAGGTGCCGATGGGTGAACAGCGGGGCGTTCCCCATCACCTGATCGACGTGGCCGATCCGACCGAGGTCTACTCGGCGGCCCGCTTCGCCCGCGAGGCCGCGGCGGTCGTGCGCGACATCTCGGCACGCGGGCGCCTGCCGATCCTGGTCGGCGGCACGGGGTTCTATTACCGCGCCCTCGTGTCGGGCCTGTTCGACGGGCCCGGACGCGACGACGAGGTGCGGGCGCGGCTGCATGCGCGGGCCGTGGCCCGCGGCGTCGAGCACCTGCACCGCGTGCTCGGGCGCGTCGATCCGGCGTCGGCCGCGCGCATCATGCCGCGCGACGAGAAGCGCCTCGTGAGGGCGCTCGAGGTGTGGCTGCTCACCGGGCGGCCGCTCTCGGCGCACTTTGCCGAGACCCGATCGCCGCTGCCCGAGTACGACGTGTGCGCCCTCGGGCTGCGCCTGCCGTCGGAGGCGATTGCCGAGCGGGTGGCGCGTCGCGTCGACGCGCAGTGGGCTCGCGGCGTGGTGCAGGAGGTGCGCGACAACCTCGCCGCCGGCATCCCGCGCGAGGCCAATCCGTTCGGCGGGCTCGTGTACCGGCAGATCCTCGAGATGCTCGATGGCGTGCGCGACGAGGCCGAGACGCGCGCGCTGATCGTGCGCGAGAACCGGCACTACGCGCGGCGCCAGCTGATCTGGTTCAGGAAGGAACCGGGGATGATATGGTTGGACGGCGCGGGTGAACGGGAGGAGACCTTCACCGCCGCCCGAGCCCTGATCGAGTCGCACGGAGCCAGCCGCTGA
- a CDS encoding TonB family protein: MSRREAVLLSVFLHVGLFLLLLFAPEIPFVKQLLMQQAEQQQAEIERQQALAMQQQRQQPRFVFVQPKIDMKAARPKDTASLADQDRVAQTMQRAPNATNDQPFSRGNSLEFVEKQSAKDLARGKGPAPEPSESPREMPAQQARAAQPTPPQNQATPSQNPASTDGVNVRDGQSGLLARGDTGVVANPQARNSPASATPAMRPPGGSLGQALKNLEKYVQNEAFNNPNGGNSPFGPYIQFDTKGVEFGPWIRRFVAQIKRNWLIPEAAMVMRGHVVVTFNVHKDGRITDIAIKQPSGIDAFDRAAANSLQWSNPTTPLPPEYPSPPAFFTVTFYYNEQPPSQ; this comes from the coding sequence ATGTCACGGCGCGAGGCCGTGCTCCTGTCGGTGTTCCTGCACGTCGGGCTGTTCCTCCTCCTGCTGTTCGCCCCCGAAATCCCGTTCGTCAAGCAGTTGCTGATGCAGCAGGCCGAGCAGCAGCAGGCCGAGATCGAGCGCCAGCAGGCGCTGGCCATGCAGCAGCAACGTCAGCAGCCCCGCTTCGTGTTCGTGCAGCCGAAGATCGACATGAAGGCGGCGCGGCCGAAGGACACGGCGTCGCTGGCCGATCAGGACCGCGTGGCGCAGACGATGCAGCGGGCGCCCAACGCGACCAACGACCAGCCGTTCTCGCGCGGCAACTCGCTGGAGTTCGTCGAGAAGCAATCGGCCAAGGATCTCGCGCGCGGCAAGGGGCCGGCCCCCGAGCCCTCCGAGTCCCCGCGCGAGATGCCGGCGCAGCAGGCCAGGGCGGCCCAGCCGACGCCGCCGCAGAACCAGGCGACGCCCTCGCAGAATCCCGCCTCCACCGACGGCGTCAACGTGCGCGACGGCCAGTCCGGCCTGCTCGCCCGCGGCGACACCGGGGTGGTCGCCAACCCGCAGGCCCGCAACAGTCCGGCCTCGGCCACCCCCGCCATGCGGCCGCCGGGGGGCTCGCTGGGGCAGGCCCTGAAGAACCTCGAGAAGTACGTCCAGAACGAGGCCTTCAACAACCCCAATGGCGGCAACTCGCCCTTCGGGCCCTACATCCAGTTCGACACCAAGGGCGTCGAGTTCGGGCCGTGGATCCGCCGCTTCGTGGCGCAGATCAAGCGCAACTGGTTGATTCCCGAAGCCGCCATGGTGATGCGCGGGCACGTCGTGGTGACCTTCAACGTCCACAAGGACGGCCGCATCACCGACATCGCGATCAAGCAGCCCTCGGGCATCGACGCCTTCGACCGCGCCGCGGCCAACTCGCTGCAGTGGTCCAACCCGACGACGCCGCTGCCGCCGGAGTACCCGTCGCCGCCGGCGTTCTTCACGGTCACCTTCTACTACAACGAGCAACCGCCCTCGCAATGA
- the ubiE gene encoding bifunctional demethylmenaquinone methyltransferase/2-methoxy-6-polyprenyl-1,4-benzoquinol methylase UbiE — protein sequence MTSTTERAASTTYGGVTPDTGKAPAKIAGMFDEIAGRYDLLNHVLSGGQDLYWRWRAVRRLKLTGREQVLDLCTGTCDVARTMVRRRLARRVLGVDFSAEMLKVGKRKLRDEGRAAVIPLVRGDAMRLPARSASMDAVTIAFGIRNVQDAGVALREVARVLKPGGRLAILEFSTPQQPLIRAGYLWYFRNVLPRLGRLVSRHGEAYAYLPASVESFTPPAEFVAQLQAAGLTRCEAVPLTFGVVYLYVAERPA from the coding sequence ATGACCAGCACCACCGAACGGGCCGCGTCGACCACCTACGGCGGCGTGACCCCGGACACCGGCAAGGCCCCGGCCAAGATCGCCGGCATGTTCGACGAGATCGCCGGCCGCTACGACCTGCTGAACCACGTGCTGAGCGGCGGGCAGGACCTCTACTGGCGCTGGCGCGCCGTGCGGCGCCTGAAGCTGACGGGACGGGAGCAGGTGCTCGATCTGTGCACCGGCACGTGCGACGTCGCCCGGACGATGGTCAGGCGGCGGCTGGCCCGCCGCGTGCTCGGCGTCGACTTCTCGGCCGAGATGCTCAAGGTGGGCAAGCGCAAGCTGCGCGACGAGGGGCGGGCCGCGGTCATCCCGCTGGTGCGCGGCGATGCGATGCGGCTGCCGGCGCGGTCGGCCTCCATGGATGCGGTCACCATCGCCTTCGGCATCCGCAACGTCCAGGACGCGGGTGTGGCCCTTCGGGAGGTGGCGCGGGTGCTGAAGCCGGGAGGGCGCCTGGCCATCCTGGAGTTCTCCACGCCGCAGCAGCCGCTGATCCGGGCCGGCTACCTGTGGTACTTCCGCAACGTCCTGCCGCGCCTCGGCCGGCTGGTCTCGCGGCACGGCGAGGCCTACGCCTATCTTCCGGCATCGGTCGAGAGCTTCACGCCGCCGGCCGAGTTCGTCGCCCAACTGCAGGCTGCCGGCTTGACCCGCTGCGAGGCCGTCCCTTTGACGTTCGGCGTCGTCTATCTCTACGTTGCCGAGCGGCCCGCCTGA
- a CDS encoding UbiX family flavin prenyltransferase has protein sequence MSVETTRRIVLAVTGASGALYAMRTLSALLQHGQHVDLVITEYGRRLLVDELGATARVDRLQAYLEETWGEGVRRGGWVLHSNKDLGSRIASGSKGADAMVIVPCSMKTMAAIAHGLSRSLVERAADVMLKERRPLIIVPRETPLSLPQLKNMVLCAEAGATVMPAMPGFYQRPQSISDLADFMAGRVLSLLRIDHQLYPMWDPQADRE, from the coding sequence ATGTCGGTTGAGACCACGCGACGCATCGTGCTTGCCGTCACCGGCGCCAGCGGGGCGCTCTACGCGATGCGCACCCTGTCGGCGCTGCTGCAGCACGGGCAGCACGTCGACCTGGTGATCACCGAGTACGGCCGGCGCCTGCTCGTCGACGAGCTCGGCGCCACGGCGCGCGTCGATCGCCTGCAGGCCTACCTCGAGGAGACCTGGGGCGAGGGCGTCCGCCGCGGCGGCTGGGTGCTCCACAGCAACAAGGACCTCGGCTCGCGCATCGCCAGCGGCAGCAAGGGCGCCGACGCGATGGTGATCGTGCCCTGCTCGATGAAGACGATGGCCGCCATCGCGCACGGGCTGTCGCGCTCGCTGGTCGAGCGGGCCGCCGACGTGATGCTCAAGGAACGCCGCCCGCTGATCATCGTGCCGCGCGAGACGCCGCTCAGCCTGCCCCAGCTGAAGAACATGGTGCTGTGCGCCGAAGCCGGCGCCACCGTCATGCCGGCGATGCCGGGCTTCTACCAGCGTCCGCAGTCGATCAGCGACCTTGCCGACTTCATGGCCGGGCGCGTCCTGTCCTTGCTGCGCATCGACCACCAGCTCTATCCCATGTGGGACCCGCAGGCGGACCGCGAATGA
- a CDS encoding UbiA-like polyprenyltransferase gives MTPDPLSRLRTYLGFVRFSHTVFALPFALVGALLASRLVPMTWARVGWIVAAMVAARSAAMAFNRLVDAHYDALNPRTASREIPRGAMSRTEAVVFLVVTSVVFLLVCARISPLCLALAPVALAIVFWYSLAKRYTWATQFFLGLAMAVAPVGGWIASGGGPSWQPVLLGLAIGSWVGGFDVLYACQDLEFDRAHGLRSIPVRFGVAQSIAISRALHVITVASLALLGVVAGLGAVYQGGVALVAGLLVFEQSLVSASDLSQVKRAFDMNGWVGLLYLATTGLSIYVG, from the coding sequence TTGACCCCTGATCCCCTGTCCCGTCTGCGCACCTACCTCGGGTTCGTGCGCTTCAGCCACACGGTGTTCGCGCTGCCGTTCGCCCTCGTGGGCGCGCTGCTCGCGAGCCGTCTGGTGCCCATGACGTGGGCGCGGGTGGGCTGGATCGTCGCGGCGATGGTGGCGGCCCGCAGCGCGGCGATGGCCTTCAACCGCCTCGTGGACGCGCACTACGACGCGCTGAACCCGCGGACGGCCAGTCGCGAGATCCCGCGGGGCGCGATGTCGCGCACCGAGGCGGTCGTGTTCCTCGTGGTGACCAGCGTCGTGTTCCTGCTGGTGTGCGCGCGCATCAGCCCGCTCTGCCTCGCGCTCGCCCCGGTCGCGCTCGCCATCGTCTTCTGGTACTCGCTCGCCAAGCGCTACACCTGGGCGACGCAGTTCTTCCTGGGTTTGGCGATGGCCGTGGCGCCGGTCGGCGGGTGGATCGCGTCGGGCGGCGGCCCGTCGTGGCAGCCGGTGCTGCTCGGGCTGGCGATCGGCAGCTGGGTGGGCGGCTTCGACGTGCTGTACGCCTGCCAGGACCTCGAGTTCGACCGGGCCCACGGGCTGCGCTCGATTCCGGTGCGCTTCGGCGTCGCGCAGTCGATCGCCATCTCGCGGGCCCTGCACGTGATCACCGTCGCCAGCCTCGCGCTGCTCGGTGTCGTCGCCGGGCTCGGCGCCGTGTACCAGGGTGGCGTGGCGCTGGTCGCCGGGCTGTTGGTCTTCGAGCAGTCGCTGGTGAGCGCGTCGGACCTGTCGCAGGTCAAGCGCGCCTTCGACATGAACGGTTGGGTGGGCCTGCTGTACCTCGCCACCACGGGATTGAGCATCTATGTCGGTTGA
- a CDS encoding amidohydrolase family protein has translation MIIRVHARWVLPIAAPVIRDGWVDVDPTRGEIVGVGAAGAPGPVPATTIDLGHAAILPGLVNAHTHLELSHLAGRVPPASSFVAWVRAMLGVRFGAPTTMGEVVEAAATAIASAETAGTAAVGDIGNTDAAIGPLAASSLSGIHFREALGFKADDAGRIASETRLGAMTAQGRLAEEGCARVIASVAPHAPYSTSAPLIGALSPGRPVTWFMTREQPACPVSSIHLAESPEELEFLSSGTGPFRDLLTDLGSWDPDWQAPGVAPVTYLQQLGALHRDLLVVHGTQLTRPELDVLAGVGATLVLCPRSNRWVGAGVPPVADAVAAGVRLAVGTDSLSSVADLNVFAELAALRAAAPAVPAATLLRAATLGGAQALGLDHLGVLAPGASSRAVVRVPPADVEDVEEWLVADAADTSDLRWLDTLVAGVGNRQSGVDSGH, from the coding sequence ATGATCATCCGCGTCCACGCCCGCTGGGTCCTGCCGATTGCCGCGCCGGTCATTCGTGACGGGTGGGTCGACGTCGACCCGACGCGCGGGGAGATCGTCGGCGTCGGCGCGGCGGGCGCGCCGGGGCCGGTGCCCGCCACCACGATCGACCTCGGCCACGCCGCGATCCTGCCTGGCCTGGTCAACGCACACACGCACCTGGAGCTGTCGCACCTGGCGGGCCGGGTACCGCCCGCCAGCAGCTTCGTGGCCTGGGTGCGCGCGATGCTCGGCGTGCGGTTCGGTGCGCCCACCACGATGGGTGAGGTGGTGGAGGCTGCCGCGACGGCCATTGCCAGCGCCGAGACGGCGGGCACGGCCGCCGTGGGCGACATCGGCAACACGGACGCGGCCATCGGTCCGCTCGCCGCCTCCTCGCTGTCGGGCATCCACTTCCGCGAGGCGCTGGGATTCAAGGCCGATGATGCCGGGCGCATCGCGAGCGAGACACGGCTCGGCGCCATGACTGCCCAGGGGCGCCTGGCGGAAGAGGGATGTGCCCGCGTCATCGCGTCGGTGGCGCCGCACGCGCCGTACTCCACGTCGGCGCCGCTGATCGGGGCGCTCTCTCCAGGGCGGCCGGTCACGTGGTTCATGACGCGCGAGCAGCCCGCCTGCCCGGTCTCTTCCATCCACCTGGCCGAGTCACCTGAGGAACTCGAGTTCCTGTCCAGCGGCACCGGGCCCTTCCGCGACCTCCTGACCGATCTCGGGAGCTGGGATCCCGACTGGCAGGCTCCCGGGGTGGCCCCGGTGACCTACCTGCAGCAGCTCGGCGCCCTGCACCGCGACCTGCTCGTCGTGCACGGCACCCAGCTCACGCGACCCGAACTCGACGTCCTCGCGGGTGTCGGCGCCACGCTCGTGTTGTGCCCGCGCAGCAACCGATGGGTCGGGGCAGGCGTCCCTCCTGTAGCGGACGCGGTGGCGGCGGGCGTGCGGCTGGCCGTCGGCACCGACAGCCTGTCCAGCGTCGCCGACCTCAACGTGTTCGCGGAACTGGCGGCCTTGCGGGCGGCCGCGCCGGCCGTGCCAGCCGCGACCCTGCTCCGTGCGGCGACCCTCGGCGGCGCGCAGGCGCTCGGCCTGGACCACCTCGGCGTGTTGGCGCCGGGCGCCTCGAGCCGGGCGGTGGTGCGCGTCCCTCCCGCCGACGTCGAGGACGTGGAAGAATGGTTGGTCGCCGACGCGGCCGACACCTCCGACCTGCGTTGGTTGGATACGCTGGTGGCGGGAGTCGGGAATCGGCAGTCGGGAGTCGACAGCGGACACTGA